In Theileria annulata chromosome 3, complete sequence, *** SEQUENCING IN PROGRESS ***, the sequence atttttaaaaataattttaatatataaattaattaaaaaaaattaatcattaattccatgatttataatattaatttcatcatcttttatatttctataccataatttatatggtgatttataataatcatCTAATATAACTATATCCTTTGATCTCTTTCCCtcagtaacggtgcttgctccaacagtaccagtatccttagtacctgtaatactattactactaaCCTCAGGTCCAGTTCCCTCAGTACCTGTACCCGTgggagcaagcaccgtaacggatgtattattaaaagaaatcattggaatatatttaaaagtggaataaaaatattttccaataaatattcttaaacatttattcatcta encodes:
- a CDS encoding uncharacterized protein (note;~Tap-24g11.q1c.C.cand.120 - score = 8.33), whose translation is MNKCLRIFIGKYFYSTFKYIPMISFNNTSVTVLAPTGTGTEGTGPEVSSNSITGTKDTGTVGASTVTEGKRSKDIVILDDYYKSPYKLWYRNIKDDEINIINHGIND